A region of Beijerinckia sp. 28-YEA-48 DNA encodes the following proteins:
- the moaA gene encoding GTP 3',8-cyclase MoaA, translated as MAHDADLAIAAKPQLAAKAKAPPALIDPFGRAVTYIRVSVTDRCDFRCVYCMSEDMTFLPKRDLLTLEELDRLCTAFVDKGTRRIRITGGEPLVRRGIMTLFQSLSRHLGSGALDEITVTTNGSQLARYAKELAACGVRRINVSLDTLDADKFRRITRWGDLKKVLEGIDAAQAAGLQIKLNAVALAGVNEDEFVPMIRWAHGRGIDITFIEVMPLGEIEGQRADQYLPLSKVRADLMDHFTLQDSSYQTGGPARYVTAQETGGRIGFITPLTHNFCESCNRVRLTCTGTLYMCLGQEDAADLRSPLRASESNDLLNAAIDRAILRKPKGHDFIIDRTTRQPAVGRHMSVTGG; from the coding sequence ATGGCGCACGACGCAGACCTAGCAATCGCTGCCAAGCCACAGCTGGCGGCCAAAGCGAAGGCCCCCCCTGCCCTGATCGATCCGTTCGGGCGGGCGGTGACCTATATCCGCGTGTCGGTGACCGACCGCTGCGATTTCCGCTGCGTCTATTGCATGTCGGAAGACATGACCTTCCTGCCCAAGCGCGACCTGCTGACGCTCGAGGAACTCGACCGGCTGTGCACGGCCTTTGTCGACAAGGGCACGCGCCGGATTCGCATCACCGGCGGCGAGCCTCTGGTGCGGCGGGGCATCATGACCCTATTCCAATCGCTGTCGCGCCATCTCGGCAGCGGCGCGCTCGACGAGATCACCGTCACCACCAACGGCTCGCAGCTCGCCCGCTATGCCAAGGAACTCGCCGCCTGTGGCGTGCGCCGGATCAATGTTTCGCTCGACACGCTCGATGCCGACAAATTCCGCCGCATCACCCGCTGGGGCGACCTCAAGAAAGTGCTTGAAGGCATCGATGCGGCCCAAGCCGCCGGCCTGCAGATAAAGCTCAACGCGGTGGCGCTGGCTGGCGTCAACGAAGACGAATTCGTGCCGATGATCCGCTGGGCCCATGGCCGCGGTATCGACATCACCTTCATCGAAGTGATGCCGCTCGGCGAGATCGAAGGCCAGCGCGCCGACCAATATCTGCCGCTGAGCAAAGTGCGCGCCGATCTGATGGACCATTTCACCCTGCAAGACAGCAGCTACCAGACCGGCGGCCCGGCACGCTATGTCACGGCGCAGGAGACCGGCGGGCGCATCGGCTTCATCACGCCGCTGACTCACAATTTCTGCGAAAGCTGCAATCGCGTCCGCCTCACCTGCACCGGCACGCTCTATATGTGCCTGGGCCAAGAAGACGCCGCCGATCTACGCAGCCCGTTGCGCGCCTCGGAATCCAACGACCTTCTGAACGCCGCCATCGATCGCGCCATTCTGCGCAAGCCCAAGGGCCACGATTTCATCATCGACCGTACCACCCGGCAACCGGCTGTCGGCCGGCATATGAGCGTCACGG